The segment AATGTTATCTAAAAGTTTGGATAAttttacattatatatatatatttgtaggaAGTGGATGTTTGACCCTCGGCCGGTTGACTGCCTACGCCCATAAAAGCCAACATAGGGCTCTTGCTTTTTTCCCTCCCTAATGGACCCCTAAAAAGCGATTAATCATAGCCAAAAGGGCCCAATTAAGTTGTTTTATATGTAaagaaattataataaaaaagtaTTTGAATCATAAATTTAATTACAAATAATGCACCCACAAAAGATCACCAATATGTGGGTATCAAAGCCATCTGCTTTTTTAAATATTGACCACTATTTTTTGCTTAGTCTAAACCAGGTTTGAAGAGATTGAAAAGTGGGAGAGGGGTAGCTGAAGTCATATACCATATCTGATCTTTTATGTTAAATCACATAAATAGTATTATTGtttttcaatttcaaaaattTGTATCCAAATTGCTAACCATTAGCTACCGACACCACTCCATTCATGCTTCTATCATTTAGTATCGTGAAGGTAACTCTAACATGCACGAATCATCACTTAcacacaaaaagaaagaaaataaaaatcccCATGAATCTCTTCACTTAATTATTGTAAGTTGGAACCCTTTTGAATCACTTTGTTAAAAGGGTTTAGAGGAGGGGTAGTTGAATAGTTTATCGCTTTTCTTTCATCTTTGTTTGTTCTTTTGGAGTTGCGTTTTGTTCTCCGTTTATGGGAAAGATTTCTATATATAATATTTCCTCTTTTTATTCTCTCaatcatttttttttaagaaaggatagtgaacaataataatataaaaacatgacGTACAAACAAGaaattaatcattataaactAATGCATAAATGTCATTTTTACATAATAATCTTAAAAACAAAGGGAAGGGCAAATTGACAGTAACCATAACGCTAGAATAATTTAGAAACAAACTAAAGATGCATCAACTTAATCAAATAGTTGAAATTTGCATCCTAACCTTGCCATCATCAAATCAATCTGATGACAAACActaatcaatttaaaaaaaaaaaactgtcaAAAGCTCCAAGAGACTCATTTCGTTAGTGACGCACAAATGGTCAAGTCTCAAATGACCTattctcatcatcatcatctcaAATCTATCATTATGATAAtgcccaattaaaaattaaaaataaaatcatatccaCTTTCAAAAAAGATAGACTAGATAaaacaataattataaaaaatatggaTAACCGCAAAATTGTGAACAAAATCGAGATAATGTGGattgaaattaaaaacaaaatacaaCTATGAAAAAGAAAACGTTAAAGAGACCGCAGCCAACACCCAACAACCAAAACACCGCGGTGGCTAAAgcgaaaatttaatttgaaaatattgAGGGGCTAATATATTTTTACAAGAGGAAAAGATACATTTATTCTTTcaatgattaaaattaaaattattgaaagacttttatatatatatatatatatatatatatataaaactagcCATAAGCTAAAATATGTATACATAACTCAAAGTAGTTCATAATTTATTGAGGGTAATTAAgaaattatattttgaaatagATGCATAGGATATTGGAAGTGAAATCTGATGCAGAAGCAGCTTTTGTGAAATGAAACTTGGAAGATAATGAAATTGGGAAATATGGAAAAGTTTACAACTCACAAGCAAaggaaagggaaagaaaaataccatcttttttttcttcttcttttttctctctttcaATAAAGATGAAAAGCTTTGAAGGAGAAGATGATGGGGAAAAAGGATTAAAAAATAAAGGAGGGGAGAGAGGGATTTGAACAAAAAGTATAGACAGAGAAACAAAGATTTATAAACAACAAATCATCAGGGGCAAAgttggaaaatttttttaggggggccggatgaaattttaattttttatagtttatatttttataatttgtaaaggattaaattgaatttttataattttaggagggccaaagtataattttacctttactaatttaaaattttttaaaaatttcaacggtttaaaatgaaattttccattttagggggggccGGGGCCTATGCCAGCCTCCCTAGCTACGCCCCTGCAACTCAGCAAGgcgaggaaagaaaaaaaaaagtaaggcATCAGCAATGGCAAAGGCATTGGGCAATGCATGATGCCCATAGTGTGTGTCTGAGTCTCACAGAGAGGGACTCAGAGTCTTTCTCTCTCACTCCCATCAACTTTTGGAGTGATGTGAAATATTGTGGGGACTCTTCAAATATCGCTCTCTCTAAGGGAATGTCaatttaatcttatttaattCTTTATACATATGAGCTTTATTAAGTAATGAGTCCTTTTaagtattttttaataaatttaattaatatattaaatgtaatcattgatatttttatattatcattttaaaaatatttattaactaaaatcgtgtatatatatatatagaaagtaAACAAAAGCACTAACAGAATGATTTTGTTTTCTtactatattaaaaattaataaatataaaaaagaaaTTCATATTAATTTTGTCATTAAACATGTTCATAATTATATAAATCCTTTTAACTTAGATTTAAAAAGTAATTAAGTATGATAACAGTTTTGACTGTGCGGGAATTTGAATATCATTGACAATATAAGTCTTTGGTGGTGCGGGAGCATCGGATATCATCGACACTTTGATGCTTTAGTTGTATGGGAGACTCGATCACCACAAGACCTTGCCTAAGCCACTAAGGGGCACGAAGGAGGGTGATAAAAAAAGTGTCTTGTTTCAGACAATTTAATATCTATTAGTAGCAGTTTTATAAAAGATCGTAATTAAGCTCTTTAGGGGTAGTGGTCTGCTGCCCCTCAATGACCCCCCACACCGAGGGGTGAGTCCCTTACTCCCATGGGGGCAGGTATGATTGCCATGTATGGGTCATGGTGGCAAGTAGATCATCGGCCTTGGAAGTAGGGGAATGGTTACGCCGAAAGGTTAAGTTCATTCCCACAGTAATGTTGCCAAAGACTCTAGAATTAAGTTACCTATTTTGAATAAAGATCTCTTGAGATGACTTATGTAGAGCTTAAGTATTTGAGCTTGGGCTAGCCATGCCTCTTATATTTGGGGCGCATTGTGTGTCCCAAGTCTATTATTTTAAAGAAtttgtataaattattaaaagacATAAATCCCAGTATAAGAATATGTGTTGTTTGTTAAAAATAGTCaatgaaatttattttcaattaattagtgacataaattcaattaaaatctTTATATATAATTGTAGGGAGATAATGATAATAAATTTGATTATTGAATTTGAATTAATGATTATTATAAGTaattgtatgtttgtatattgtGGGAGGGAGAAGGTAAAAGAAAGGGGATTGAGCTCTAAATTTTTGAACCACACCTCACAATAATCTTGACACAGATTATTGGCTTATCCAACAACACAAATCATTTAGCATTATATCAATTATTTGTTGAGTTCAAACTCCATCAATTAATTCATTCCAAAGAAACATGTcagatgataaataaattaattaattttattttattttatgatgatttttaatttcaatttacatcatttatatatggtaaatcaataAGTTTTATTTTGCAACATATTATTGCTTCATGAAGATGACACACCTATCACATTCCTCTTCATATTTTCCTATTCTTTTCCCTCCTTCCGGTTTATcatcataaatattaaaatataaatttttatttaacacaTAAATATTCACATGCAACTTTGATTATGATTCATTtgtacattttaaaaatataaaaatatcaatttatttttatattatgcaatatgtaaatataaaattgaatcaaattaatattttaaatataaaagtagACAAAATTAAATTTACATATAAAAGAATTTTTGGGCATGGCTTAGATTTTatgatttcaattttttttggtaaactagccaacaaaattgaattttaaatacCGGTAGTTTAATTCAAATATAACAAAGAATACAGGCACAAAGAAAAAAAGGAATAGTATAGTGGGGGGAAGAGAAGAAATGAATGAAAACGGCAGCTTTTAAGAGGACAGTGCCATTATAAAGGAACGGAAGGGGATTGCCGATATTCCTTTTTCAATCTTTACATAaattatcataatagaattttaCCACCTTCTTTATCTTTTAATACCTATTTCATTTCCAATTAATTTTGTTTCAAAtggattaaaatatgtttttcAAAAAGTAGTTGTGAGATAGAATagaatatctttaaaatattaaaaagaaaatctgtgtttaaattttttaaagaattatatttaaatatatatttaattttaaaaaattaaaaattaaattggagtgaaatatatatttaattttaaacaattatatttaaatatacaGGTGgttgaaattttcagaattataGAAGTGGACAGAAAATGCGGAGCGATAATGAATCTAATATGGATCTGTTTCTGTTCCATTCTATTACCATTTCTatatttgatgtatcaataatattATTTATGAATGAGatgattatatattaaaattttctctatcttttttttttttacacagaTATATAATAGTTTACTACATCAATATCTCAATTGTGGAAAGGGGGAGGGGGAGGCCCCTCACACTTGGGAAATTCCCAGTGAGTCTTGTTAGTCTTCACTAAAATCATAGCTATAAATATAGTCTGATCTGATCATCTCTGTGTCACAAAGGACGACATCTCTATCTGAACAAGACCTCATTCAACCACACAAAAACCCATTAATGGCAGTGAAAAAAGGTGCAATCCCACCAGCATCGGGTAGGccaaacttcaaaaacataatttCATGTCTAAGATTCTaaacaaaagaattttaaaaaaatattacagCCGACATATCATGTATATAGTTTATATTCTAacgatataataaaatatattattaagttCAGACAAAACTTATATataaagatttttttttctttttaaatgtgACTGTACGAAGTAGTAATATTTTAGGGGGCAAGTTAAGTACTTTTTGAGATGACCAATCACAATACAAAGagacacacaaaaaaaaaaaaaaaattaagttaagGTGTCCCAAGCATGTCATCGATGAAAGAATTTAAAAGGATATATGATATATTCCAGTGGAAATGTTTGtcgaaaattataatattttgggACACTGTATTAATGCTGAATTTATAAATAGAAGATAACAATAGAAgcaatagatatatatataaaggGGCTTTGAACATGTGGAGATGAGAGGCAGCTAAGAGAGCATGGTGTTATCATTTCTCTCCTCAGACCTTTGCTGAAAGTCTTGGGATTGAAGGCAGGGATCTTAATCATGGCTTTGAGGAAGTATTAATCATCTGCCTGTAATTGCAGTGAGTGCAATAAAGctttatttatatgtatataaataaaagTGAGGGGGAGTGAGTTTCTTTTAAGCAAAATCTTGTATTGAGGGATAGCTGCAAAAAAAGTTTGGATGAAAAGAAGAATAAATAATTAAAGTCAAGAGAGAGGGTGGGGGATTGTTGAAgctcctctctttctctctctttctttatttcttttaaagaTGGAAACTTGAAATagtaaagaggaaaaaaaaaaaaaaaactgagaaAAGTTGCTTAGATAAAAGCAAAGGAGGTGGTGTGTGTATATGTGGGTGTCACCTTAAACTGTTTTCTTTGATTAGCGTGAGAGATTCCTGGAAACTATCTGTGTagtaactaaaattttaattactCAACCTTGGGATTTTCAAGCCCCTTTTCTTCTTTTGGCTCTCTTTTAATTATCATCATGGAGCCTGAAAATGCCCATCACCAACACCACCTTCAAGACCAGCTTCTTgggtcttcttcttcttcttctttaccTATCTCACCTTGTTATGGAGTTTCAAGCACCCATTCTTGGACCCCAACTACTGTTTTGTAAGTTAAACCTTCTCTCTCTGGTTAAGCTTTCTACATATATGTTTGTCTCTTCATACTTCACAGGCCATTATGAATTTACTTTAACTCCGGAATCTATcgcccttttttcttttttctgatTTGATGTGCATCAATCACAATTATGTTGTTttaaattttacttatttatcatttgtttgttttttcaggagaatattttctttttattgcaTTGTTTTTGGATTCCTAAAACTTGTCGGTTCACCAAGTACAGTGCATCAGATACTGCTCTCTCCCTCACTAATTGCTTCCcttccattttttttatttttgggcaGGAACTCCAGTGAGTTCAATCCGAGTTGTAATGGGGATATCTTACATTCCAGGCTGAAAAATGACATGTTAGTATCACCTCAAAACAGTTCCATGATCCAAGACTGGACTAACAACGAAGGGAGCTTCACTACCCATTCTTGCCATGGCCTACACCTTCCTAAAATAAAGGACGAGCTTTCAGAATCTATCACTAGATTTACTGATATCCTAAGCGACAGTACCTCCAGCGTCATAGATTCTCACCACCTGCCTCCTCCAAACTACTTGAAAAATAATGAGCAAAGGGATTTGAGTGACCTCAGCCAGAAACTATTGCTCAAGACAATATCTTCTGGTTTCCCAATGTTTTCTACAGGACCGGAATTTTACTCAACTACCCAGAATTGTTCCATCCCTAGGAATAGCTTTCTACCTAGTAGAGGGAGTTTCAGCCAGATTTATCCTAGTATAAATATTTCGAGTTTGAACCAAGCTTCTTCTTCCCCCAATATCCCAAGCTCCTTCGACATGAATATGGAGGCCTTGGATCTCTTAAATCCAGCAAGGTTTAGCAGAAGCAGTAGATTTAGCTACCCTTCGGAAGAtcatgataatcttggtatataCAAAGAGATCAGCCCTTCTTTTGGTCTTCATCACCACCATAATCTGCAACAGTCAAGTCAGAGGCCAGTAGCTTATACCCCTAGTAAAGTAAGTGCTCTCTTTTCTTTCTTGTAGCAGCATTCATTTCTACCACAAACCATACCTCAAGTACAAAACATTATTGTTTTCTAACACTGCACTGTCATGGCTctgatttatatatatgtatatatgtatgacaCTGCATGTTATGTTACCTCCCCACCCTTTCATGCATTGAACTCAAAAATCAAATATAAGATCAACTAGTGCTAAGCATCTTATAATCCTATGTAAAAGTATAGTTGGAATCTCTATAATACTATCTAATACTCCATTAAATAACACAATAATGAGAAGAATATGAATAATTAGTGGAGCACTTTCTTAAATGATGCTAAGGTAAGAAAAGATTAGAAAGTTGAAAACCTTTTTTCATAAGTAAGAATATTATCTTGTTCAAAA is part of the Gossypium arboreum isolate Shixiya-1 chromosome 5, ASM2569848v2, whole genome shotgun sequence genome and harbors:
- the LOC108454844 gene encoding transcription factor bHLH110-like isoform X2 → MEPENAHHQHHLQDQLLGSSSSSSLPISPCYGVSSTHSWTPTTVLNSSEFNPSCNGDILHSRLKNDMLVSPQNSSMIQDWTNNEGSFTTHSCHGLHLPKIKDELSESITRFTDILSDSTSSVIDSHHLPPPNYLKNNEQRDLSDLSQKLLLKTISSGFPMFSTGPEFYSTTQNCSIPRNSFLPSRGSFSQIYPSINISSLNQASSSPNIPSSFDMNMEALDLLNPARFSRSSRFSYPSEDHDNLGIYKEISPSFGLHHHHNLQQSSQRPVAYTPSKTSPFPTEITEAKRPSILPETKPAAPTTTTAKKSRLESRASCPPFKVRKEKLGDRIAALQQLVAPFGKTDTASVLMEAIGYIKFLQNQVETLSVPYMKLSRNKTSKSRQGGSTMEDESEEDEARPDLRSRGLCLVPLSCMSYMTSDSGGGGIWPPPPNFTG
- the LOC108454844 gene encoding transcription factor bHLH110-like isoform X1, yielding MCINHNYVVLNFTYLSFVCFFRRIFSFYCIVFGFLKLVGSPSTVHQILLSPSLIASLPFFLFLGRNSSEFNPSCNGDILHSRLKNDMLVSPQNSSMIQDWTNNEGSFTTHSCHGLHLPKIKDELSESITRFTDILSDSTSSVIDSHHLPPPNYLKNNEQRDLSDLSQKLLLKTISSGFPMFSTGPEFYSTTQNCSIPRNSFLPSRGSFSQIYPSINISSLNQASSSPNIPSSFDMNMEALDLLNPARFSRSSRFSYPSEDHDNLGIYKEISPSFGLHHHHNLQQSSQRPVAYTPSKTSPFPTEITEAKRPSILPETKPAAPTTTTAKKSRLESRASCPPFKVRKEKLGDRIAALQQLVAPFGKTDTASVLMEAIGYIKFLQNQVETLSVPYMKLSRNKTSKSRQGGSTMEDESEEDEARPDLRSRGLCLVPLSCMSYMTSDSGGGGIWPPPPNFTG
- the LOC108454844 gene encoding transcription factor bHLH110-like isoform X3 — its product is MLVSPQNSSMIQDWTNNEGSFTTHSCHGLHLPKIKDELSESITRFTDILSDSTSSVIDSHHLPPPNYLKNNEQRDLSDLSQKLLLKTISSGFPMFSTGPEFYSTTQNCSIPRNSFLPSRGSFSQIYPSINISSLNQASSSPNIPSSFDMNMEALDLLNPARFSRSSRFSYPSEDHDNLGIYKEISPSFGLHHHHNLQQSSQRPVAYTPSKTSPFPTEITEAKRPSILPETKPAAPTTTTAKKSRLESRASCPPFKVRKEKLGDRIAALQQLVAPFGKTDTASVLMEAIGYIKFLQNQVETLSVPYMKLSRNKTSKSRQGGSTMEDESEEDEARPDLRSRGLCLVPLSCMSYMTSDSGGGGIWPPPPNFTG